Below is a genomic region from Kryptolebias marmoratus isolate JLee-2015 linkage group LG12, ASM164957v2, whole genome shotgun sequence.
gctgaaataaggCGAAAAAATAAGCTCATACTTGTCCGGATGCAGCGCTGATAGCACAAAGATTAACACTATAACATCTAGGGTTCCATCGGGGACGGGGTAATTGGCTTCCGCGTCACTCAAGTCATGAACAAAGGCAAAGCAGCGCTGGGAGTCGTATTCTGGATTAGTCTGAACGAGgagaaatgttaatttttcGTTAGTTAGCTCACAAGCCTTTAGGTCTGAGCGATCTGTTCTTTTACGACTCCAAACCTTTACTAACTCCACGGCAGTCCCGGAGAAATCACAGCAGTAAATGAAGAGCCCCGGATCACTGCGACAAGCAAAGCTGCAGTTAGACTTCAGAAAAGATGTCCCGAAACCAAGAAATATCAGCGCTCTGTGCGTCCTTACTTGTTGGTCTTCAGTATGGGGAAAACTGTGTTTCCTACACCGCAGCCAACCTGTACAGAGCAGATCAGTTCATACACAAATTATTACTACAGTATTTCAGACATCATCACCTCCCGAAACACGCGAGGAAACCGTTTCAAGAAAATCTAACTTTCCAGATGCGTAAATGGCAACATGTCTTAACGACTGttaacatgttttatatataaatgataATGAGATCTACATGTACgcaacaaaaagaggaagaaataaaaacaaaacagacaagcGAACCACAAATTAGTTTTAGACTTGTGTTTATATTCTTCAGTGAAGTCATAAAGGCTGAACAGCTTATGAAAATTCTAAaaatatatctgtaaaaacatttatagaCTCATTTTTAGTGCACCCTGATAACCGtgttccaaaaatgtttttacaacataTAAAACTGGATATTTGTCACCTTGCACGTGAGATATTAATAAGGCAGATGGTTTTATCCACTCGTTAGTTAGCATCTAATAACAATCGGCTcatgttaatacatttttataaacaggTTTACGttaactaaaatctgttcagtatttcctcaatttatttttaaattcaaattaaaggcctagcattccttgaaggactatatatcacctgctgcctttaacACCAGTGTAATCATTATGGTCAAGCCTCGAAAATGGCACATGTTGGtcatgactctcagccactaccacgtcaaactgtagctcaaaatcaacaaaatttacatttttgtgtacTGTAAGGTTGactttggcagccatctcaTATTGTGTTGGTTGCaaatgtacatccaaggatTCATTTCTGACAGTTTCGTTAAAACTTGTTCAGTGATTcgtgagaaattttgctaacagacacatgcaaaaaaacCATAAGAAAACATAATAACACTGACTTGCTTCCATAATGGTGTCTAACCTCTAAAATGCGATACGTGGCAGAGGAACCAGGAAAGTCACAGCCGTCTGGAGACGAAACTGCAGATTCCCCGCGTTGTTCTGGATCAGGACCGTTCCGACGGCAGCCGTCTGCGCCCGAGACGCTCGGCTGCGATTCGTGGTTCAGGTGACACCTTGGAGCCAACTCCGGGAACTCTGTGAAGAGCCAGTGACGGTCTTTGAAGAACCGATTCTCGTGTATCGTGTAGAACTCGTTCCAGTATTCACTGGCCCGGCTGTCGTATTCCtctggaagaaagaaaagaaagatggaaGTTACCATGCAGCATGGACGATATCCTCCTGATCgtcacactttttcttttaaatgtcatattttgAGCCGAGTGCACAGAGCTATAACCCAACCTTGTTTCTCTGGAGGTAGAGGCTGATTGTTTTCTGACACTTTCTTCTTTGCAGCTTCTTCTTGCTCATCAGTCCACTCCACATTGTCCCTGGTGACAACATGACACTCTTATCCAGAGTGAACAAAGCCAATAACAGTGCAGAAATGCTTGGCAGTCCTGAAATACCTGAACATAAACGTTTTATTGTGGTAATTTTCCCACCCCGCTGACATGAGCATTTGTAAACAatctacaaaataaattaaagtgaacTCTATCATGCTAGGCTTTAAcaatttttattcatatttgtgATATTAGGATACAAATTTGACCCAGCACTTAGAGCTGTAGGGCAAATGATCAACTAATcaattattaaaacataaaaaactatattttattaGCTGACACTTTGTCTAATAcccaaaataaagttaataaataaatataaaataaattattcaatgACAACATATAGCTACAGGGTAATATAGAGTTCCAAATTGTTATATTTGAAAGAATTGAGGTTTTGAAAAGTTAAGTTAGCAGCTGGAGCCTAAGAACTGGAGGCTAATATCCGGTCCGGAACGTCTC
It encodes:
- the mettl2a gene encoding tRNA N(3)-methylcytidine methyltransferase METTL2, which gives rise to MAAPRAADGVDGSGGETGLILSNSPTGDPKRPQFGTRFLTDPRQVFQHNAWDNVEWTDEQEEAAKKKVSENNQPLPPEKQEEYDSRASEYWNEFYTIHENRFFKDRHWLFTEFPELAPRCHLNHESQPSVSGADGCRRNGPDPEQRGESAVSSPDGCDFPGSSATYRILEVGCGVGNTVFPILKTNNDPGLFIYCCDFSGTAVELVKTNPEYDSQRCFAFVHDLSDAEANYPVPDGTLDVIVLIFVLSALHPDKMRASISRLARLLKPGGVMLLRDYGRYDMAQLRFKKGRCLSENFYVRGDGTRVYFFTQDELHELFAEAGLEKVQNLVDRRLQVNRGKQLTMYRVWIQCKYRKAS